In Rhodothermales bacterium, the sequence TCCAATCATAAACGACGATATGCGCCTACTCTCGACGCTCCTCCTCGCCCTCAGCCTCGGCTTCTCCACCCACGCCGACGACCCGATCCTGGGCTTCAAGCCTGAAAACGTCGCCGGCCAGCGGGCACTCGAAACGGAATTCGATAGCCACATGGACGCGGCCAACCTAGACACGTGGATGAAAACGCTGACGTCGAGGCCGCATCATGTGGGCTCGCCGGGCAGCAAGGCCAACGCCGAATTCGTCGCCGCGAAGTTCAGGGAATGGGGATTCGATACGGAAATCGAGGTGTTCCACGTCCTCTTCCCGACCCCGAAGGAACGCCGGGTCGAACTAATCCTGAACGGCAAGACGGCCTACAGAGCAAAGCTCGATGAGCCGGCGGTGGCCGGCGACGCCTCCTCCGCCATCCGGAAAGACGTGCTCCCGCCCTACAACGCCTACTCGGCCGATGGGGATGTCACGGCAGAACTCGTGTACGTGAACTACGGCACGCAGGAGGACTACGAGGACTTGAAGGAGATGGGGATCGATGTCGCCGGCAAGATCGTCATCGCACGGTACGGCCGTTCCTGGCGCGGGATCAAACCCAAGCTGGCCGCCGACCACGGCGCCATCGGGTGTATCATCTACTCCGACCCCCGCGAGGACGGATTTTACCAGGGCGATGTCTACCCCGAAGGCGCGTTCCGGCCGGCGCTCGGCGTCCAGCGCGGTTCCGTGGCCGATATGCCGCTTTTCCCCGGCGATCCGCTGACCCCGGGCGTCGGCGCCAAAGAGGATACCGAGCGACTCTCGAGGGAGGAAGCGCCAACCCTGATGAAAATCCCCGTCCTCCCCATTTCGTACGAAGATGCGCAACCGCTGCTCGAAGCGCTCAGCGGCACGGTCGCCCCGGACCACTGGCGCGGTGCGCTGCCGTTTACCTACCACATCGGCCCCGGGCCGGCCACCGTGCACCTGAAGCTCGCCTTCAACTGGGATATCGTGCCGGCCTACAACGTGATCGCGCGCCTCCCGGGCAGCGTCTACCCGGACGAATGGGTCATCCGCGGCAACCACCGCGACGCCTGGGTGTTCGGCGCCGGCGACCCCGTCAGCGGCACTGTCGCCATGATGGAGGAGGCCCGCGCCATCGGCGAATTGGTCAAAACCGGCTGGGGTCCGAAACGCACCATCGTCTACGCCAGCTGGGACGCCGAGGAACCGGGGCTCCTCGGATCCACGGAATGGGTAGAGTACCACGCCGGCGACCTGCGGCAGAAAGCCGTCGCCTACATCAATTCGGACTCCAACGGCCGCGGATTCCTCGGCGTCGGCGGCTCCCACACGCTGGAGAAGTTCATCAATGAGGTCGGCCGCGAGGTGACGGACCCGCAGACCGGGGTCTCGGTAGACGCCCGGCTCCGCGCCCACATGCGCGCCAATGGCGACGACGAAGGCGCCCGCCGCGCCGATCTCCCCATCTCCCCCCTCGGCTCCGGTTCGGACTACACGCCGTTCCTCCAGCACCTGGGCATCGCATCGCTCAACATCGGCTACGGCGGGGAAGGCGGAGGCGGATCCTACCACTCCACCTACGACTCGTACGAGCACTACATCCGCTTCGGCGATCCGAAGCTCGCCTACGGCATCGCGCTGGCGCAGACCGCCGGCCGCGCCGCCCTCCGCCTCGCCAACGCCGACGCCCTGCCTTTTGCCTTCGGCAACTTCGTCGACCACGTAAAGCGCTACGCCGGCGAAGTGCAAGAACTTACGGACGACCTCCGCGCCGAAACCAACCGGATCAACCAGCGCGTGGAAGACGGCGTCTACGCCCTCTCGGCCGACCCGACGAAACACTCGGTGCCGCCCGTCGTCCGCGAGCCGGTGCCACACCTCAACTTCGCCCCCCTCATGAACGCCGTGGGCGAGCTCGAACGGCAAGCCGCTGCGTTCGACCGCATGCTCCAGGCCAGCGTCACGACCGATGCCCTGTCCGCCGACGAGCTCGCCGCGCTGAACCGGCTGATGATCGGAAGCGAACGCGCCATGACGGTAGACGAGGGCCTCCCACGCCGCTCCTGGTTCCGGCACCACATCTACGCCCCGGGCTTCTTCACGGGCTACGGCGTCAAAACGCTGCCGGGCGTCCGAGAAGCCATCGAAGAACGCCAGTGGGACGAGGCTACCGCCCAGATCGAACGCCTCGCCGGCGTGTTGTCAGGTGTGGCGGCGCTGCTCAAAGACGGGCGATAGTGGGGGTGTGGGGGTAGTACATCGGGCCGACGGTTTTATAGTCCGACATCTGCATCTCCATATCCATTTTCCGCACGCCGGCGCCAGGCTGGGGCTCCATCTCGATCGAGAAACGCATTTTACGGAGGACGTACTCCTCCGCGTCGATGTACAGCATGCCCTGGCCGTAGACCGTCTCGACATCGCCGTTGAGCGCGGGGCCAGCGCTCAACTCGTCCATTAACGCCCCGAGGTCGTCCACGCTAACGACAAAGGTCGAGACCCCATCCACATCTTCCTTACCTACATATTTCGAGGAAGGTGCCAGTTTTTCGAACATCATGGACGACATCGAGAGCATGTCCGGCGGCGCGCTGGACTCGGCGGCAGCGTTCATCATCTCGGCCATGCCGCCCTCGAAGACCGACTTTGAGCGGAAGGTCTCCTGGCCGTCCGTCTTTTCGTAATACGTCGTCATCATGTCAAAAGCGGCGAACGCGCCTTCCGGACGCACGACCATCTGCATGTCATCGATTTTTCCGATCGCCTCGAGGTAGCGGTCCGACACCTTTTTCAGGATGTCGGAAGCGGACTGCCCGCGTGACGGAGCGACGACAGTAAGTAGTAGCGCCAGAAAAAAGCCGGCGCGCTTCGAGATCAGGAGCATGAGATATACGTTGTATGTGATCATGTCAAAAACTGAAAAACGAACGTTCATGGTTAACGGATCCTTGCCACCGGGAGAAACACCAGCGCCCGAAGCCATCGTCGACCGGCTCGCGCCCTATTTGTCGGACCGCCGCAAGGCGCGCATCGAGCAGGTGGTGGCGGGGCGGACGGATACGGTGGCGACGGTCGTCGAGGGACTCATCAACCTGGGCAACGTCAGCGCCGTGATGCGTAGCGCCGAGGCGCTGGGTTTCCACCGGTTCCATATCGTGGAAGCCGCCGGCCGCTTCAAGAAGTCCGCCCGGACGACCCAGGGAGCGGATAAATGGCTGGATATCACCCGATGGGAGGATGCTGACGCCTGCGTGGCCGGCCTCCGCGCGGCAGGATACACGATCGTCGTCACCCACCTCTCGGACGACGCCGTCCCGATCGACGCCATCGACTTTACCCGAAAGACAGCGATCGTGCTCGGCAACGAACAACACGGCGTGAGTGAACGAATGCGCGCCCTGGCCGATACCTGCTGCATCATCCCCATGGCCGGCTTCACGCAGAGCTTCAACATCTCGGTGGCTGCCGCGGTGTCGCTGTACCATGCGTATCAGGACCGCCTGCGCCGGCAGGGATTTCATGGAGACCTTACCCCGGAGGACGTAGCCGCCCTCCGGGCGCGGTACTACCGTCTGAGCATTAAACACGCCGACGCCATCCTGGCCGGCTGAGCGGACGTTCGAACATCGCGCCGGCTGTCATGTAAAACGTTCCCTGAATACGGTACCCATGAAGGTGAAGAAGTAGGGAGTATGGGCGTGTCCGTAGATACGCTACGGCGTATCTACTCCCTCCCCCTATACTCCCAAACCCAGTCAACCTAGTCCTTATGCGCATCCATCGATTGCAAACCCTTCAGCGGTTGCCCATCACGGTCGACGAAGCGTGGGAGTTTTTCTCGTCCCCCAAAAACCTGCGCCAGATCACGCCGCACTGGTTGGATTTCCGGATTACCAACGAGCCGCCTGACGAAATACACGCCGGCACGATCCTGGGTTATCAGATCCGACCCCTCCCCGGCATCCCTGTTCAGTGGGTCACCGAGATCACGCACGTTCGGAAGCCGCATTTTTTTGTAGATGAGCAGCGCTTCGGACCGTTTAAGTTGTGGCACCACGAGCATTCCTTCCGGCCCCACCTCGGGGGAGGCGTTGAAGTGGAGGATATCGTCCAATATGGCCTGTATCTCGGGCCCATCGGCTCGCTCGTGCACGATTTTTACGTTCGTAAACGACTCCACGACATTTTTATGTATCGGGCGCAAGTGCTCGAGCAGCGGTTCGGTCGCTTCGAGCCCGAGCCTCGCGGAGAACAGCGGAAGCCGAAGCCAGTCGCCAGCGAGCCGATGATGGAGCCGCGCCCCGCCGGCCCCAAGAACGCATCGCATAAACCTGCCAGCCAGGCGCCGGTGCCCGGCCAGATCACACTCAAGGACATCTACGGGGAATGAAGGAATCGGACAGCCTCGCGTCCCATTTCAGCCGGCACATCGCCTGGACCAGCGATCACCCGATTGGCCTCCGGGTCGTGTCCGCCGAGGGGCCGTTTCTGTACCTGTCGGATGGCCGGCGGATCATCGACCTCATCAGCGGTATCGCCGTCTCCTCTCTCGGTCACCGTCACCCGAGCGTCACCGCGGCCATTCACGACCAGGTGGATCGTTATCTCCACGTGATGGTGTATGGCGAGTTCATCCAGGAACCCCAGGTGCGCTTCGCCCGCCGGCTCGCCGAACAGCTGCCGCCCCAACTCCAGGTCGTCTACTACACCATGACCGGCACCGAGGCCAATGAGGGCGCCCTCAAACTGGCCAAAAAAGCCACCGGGCGCACCCGTCTTTTCGCCTTCGACCGGTCGTACCACGGCGACACCCATGGCTCTCTCTCCGTCACCGGCCGGAACGTGTACCGTGACCCTTTTCTACCGCTACTCCCGAACGTCACGTTCCTCCCGTTCGACGACATCGACGCCCTTCGCACGATCGACACGACCACGGCCTGCGTCATCGTCGAACCCATCCAGGGGGAAGGGGGTATCCGCGTGCCCTCGACG encodes:
- a CDS encoding M28 family metallopeptidase codes for the protein MRLLSTLLLALSLGFSTHADDPILGFKPENVAGQRALETEFDSHMDAANLDTWMKTLTSRPHHVGSPGSKANAEFVAAKFREWGFDTEIEVFHVLFPTPKERRVELILNGKTAYRAKLDEPAVAGDASSAIRKDVLPPYNAYSADGDVTAELVYVNYGTQEDYEDLKEMGIDVAGKIVIARYGRSWRGIKPKLAADHGAIGCIIYSDPREDGFYQGDVYPEGAFRPALGVQRGSVADMPLFPGDPLTPGVGAKEDTERLSREEAPTLMKIPVLPISYEDAQPLLEALSGTVAPDHWRGALPFTYHIGPGPATVHLKLAFNWDIVPAYNVIARLPGSVYPDEWVIRGNHRDAWVFGAGDPVSGTVAMMEEARAIGELVKTGWGPKRTIVYASWDAEEPGLLGSTEWVEYHAGDLRQKAVAYINSDSNGRGFLGVGGSHTLEKFINEVGREVTDPQTGVSVDARLRAHMRANGDDEGARRADLPISPLGSGSDYTPFLQHLGIASLNIGYGGEGGGGSYHSTYDSYEHYIRFGDPKLAYGIALAQTAGRAALRLANADALPFAFGNFVDHVKRYAGEVQELTDDLRAETNRINQRVEDGVYALSADPTKHSVPPVVREPVPHLNFAPLMNAVGELERQAAAFDRMLQASVTTDALSADELAALNRLMIGSERAMTVDEGLPRRSWFRHHIYAPGFFTGYGVKTLPGVREAIEERQWDEATAQIERLAGVLSGVAALLKDGR
- a CDS encoding RNA methyltransferase, coding for MVNGSLPPGETPAPEAIVDRLAPYLSDRRKARIEQVVAGRTDTVATVVEGLINLGNVSAVMRSAEALGFHRFHIVEAAGRFKKSARTTQGADKWLDITRWEDADACVAGLRAAGYTIVVTHLSDDAVPIDAIDFTRKTAIVLGNEQHGVSERMRALADTCCIIPMAGFTQSFNISVAAAVSLYHAYQDRLRRQGFHGDLTPEDVAALRARYYRLSIKHADAILAG
- a CDS encoding SRPBCC family protein; translated protein: MRIHRLQTLQRLPITVDEAWEFFSSPKNLRQITPHWLDFRITNEPPDEIHAGTILGYQIRPLPGIPVQWVTEITHVRKPHFFVDEQRFGPFKLWHHEHSFRPHLGGGVEVEDIVQYGLYLGPIGSLVHDFYVRKRLHDIFMYRAQVLEQRFGRFEPEPRGEQRKPKPVASEPMMEPRPAGPKNASHKPASQAPVPGQITLKDIYGE